Below is a window of Streptomyces sp. NBC_00223 DNA.
CCGGAGTTCCAGACCCGCCAGCAGGGCCTGGTCGGCCTCAAGTCGGTCTACGGGCTGGTCCCCAAGTCGTTCAAGGCGCTCGACGCGGGCGGTGCGCTGACCGAGGCCGCACTGAAGAACAACAACGTCCAGGCCGCGGACATCTTCACCACGGACCCGACCATCTCCCAGGAGAAGTTCGTCGTCCTCCAGGACCCGGAGAACCTCTTCGGATTCGCGAACGTGATCCCGCTGGTCTACAAGTCCGGGCTGTCCCAGACGGGGGTGGACGCGCTCAACGCCGTGTCCGCCAAGCTCGACACCGTCACGCTGCTCAACCTGGACACCCAGGTGCAGAGCGAGAACAAGGACCCGCTGGCGGTCGCCCAGGCCTGGCTGAAGTCGGTCGGCCTGAGCTGAGCCGCGCGTCCCCGCCCGAGGAGCACCATGGGAACGACGTCCGAGGCCCCTCGGCACCCCGCGAAGGCACCCTCCCCCCAGGAGGGTGCCTTCGCGGTGCCCGGCCTCGGCACTACGGGTGCCGGTGCGGGCGGCGATCTGGACGCCGGCGCGGTGGCCGCCATAGCCGACCGGACGGCCGAACTCACCCTGCCCCCCGAAGCGTTCGCCCGGGCGGAACGCTCCTGGCGCACCGCACGGCGGCTCGCGGCCTCGGACCGCCTGTACGGGCGTGACACCGGCGTCGGCGCCAACCGCATGGTGCCCGTCGGCGACGAGGACCGGGCCGGCCAGGATCTGCGGCTGCTGCGCAGCCACGCGGGCGGCGTCGGCGCCCTGCTGCCGGCCCGTCAGGTCCGGGCCATGCTCGCGGTCCGCGTCGGCCAGCTGCTCGCGGGCGGCTCCGGCGGCCAGCCCGACCTCATACGGGCCCTGGCCGAGGCGCTGCGGCTCGGCGTCCACCCGGCGGTCAACGAGTACGGGGCCGTCGGCACCGGCGACCTCACCGCGCTGGCCCAGACCGGGCTCACCCTGGTCGGCGAACGGCCCTGGCTCAGCGACGACACGGCGGCCGCGCAGACGGACCCGCCGCTCGCCGTACCCGCGCCCGTGGTGCTCGAACCCGGCGACGCGCTCGCGCTGATGAGCAGCAACGCCCTCACCCTCGGTCAGGCCGCGCTGGTCTGCCACGACATCGACCTGCTGCTGCGCGCCTCGCACGCCGTGGCGGCCCTCTCGCTGGCCGCCGTCTCGGGCTCCCTGGAGGCGTACGCGGCCCCCGTGCACGCCCTGCGCCCCTACCCCGGGGCACGCCACGCGGCGGCCGAGGTGCGCAGACTGCTGGGCGTGGCCGAGCGGCCGCGGGTGCCGGCCCGGCGCATACAGGACCCGTACGGCTTCCGGGCCTTCCCGCAGGTGCACGGCCCGGCGCTCGAAGCGGTCGGCGCGCTGCGCCGCATCCTGGACGTCGAGGTCAACTGCCCCTCGGAGAACCCGCTGATCAGCGAGGACGGCCCGGACGGCGGCCCGGCCGCCTACCACCACGGCGGCTTCTTCGCCGCGCCCCTGGGGCTCGCGCTCGACCATCTGTGCCTCGCGGTCCTGCAGACCGGCCAGCTCTCCGCCGCCCGGCTGTCCCACCTCGGCGATCCCGACCTCACCGGCCTGCGGCCGTTCCTCGCGGGCGGGCCCGCGGCCAGCTCCGGGATGATGATCCTGGAGTACAGCGCGGCGTCCGCCCTGGCCGAGGTACGGGCCGGCGCGACGCCCGCGTCGCTGGGCCACGTCGTGCTGTCCCGCGGCCTGGAGGAGGCCGCGAGCTTCGCGTCCCAGGCCGTCCGCCAGGCGCAGCGCACGGTCGACGCCTACCGTCTTGTACTCGCCTGCGAACTCGTCGCCGCGGTCCGCGCCTCACGTCTGCACGGCGTCGCGCCGGCCGGCCCGGTCTCCGCCGTCCTCGACGCGGGCCTCCCGGCCGGCACCGAGGACCGCCCCCTGACCGCGGACGTGACAGCGGCCGCCACTTTGCTCCCCACCCTGGCCGCCCTGTAGCGGCGCACCCCGCATCCCGCGCCCCGCGCGGCCGGGCTCGTCCGGGACACCTCTGCGTCTCGTGGCTGCTGGCGGATGCGGGCTGTTCGCTCCGCGAGGGGGTGGGGTGTGGCCCGCAGGGCGTCCGGGTCGTGGTGGGCCGGGACCGTGTGTTCGGCCCGGTGTCGGATTCGGTGCTCGGTCTGTGTCGGGGCTCGTGCGGCCGTGTTTACGACCGGGTCGGTCACGGCGTCTCGCGGCTGCTGGCGGATACGTGCTGTGCGCTCCGCGAGGAGGTGGGGCCCGTAGGGCGTACGGGTCGGTGCGGCAGGGCTGCCTGTCTGCCGTGGTTCCGGGCTCCTCCGGGCCCGGTCACGGCGTAGGGCCGGCCGTCGCGGGGGCGTGCGTACGTGGCCTCCGGGGAGTGTCAGGTGTCGGGCGGGTCGGGCGCGTCCTGTGTGGTGGGGGCGGGGGCTCGTTGGGCGCGTAGGGGCGGGAGCCGGGGCCGTGCGACAGAATCGGGGCGTGATGTTCGGCATCCTCGGCGCGACACGAGTCCTGGGCGCGGACGGCGCCGAGGTCGCGTTGGGCGGTCCGCGCCGCCGCGCGCTGCTCGCGCTGCTGCTGCTCGACGCCGGCCGGGTGGTCACCGTCGAGCGGCTGATCGACGGGCTGTACGGCGAGGAACCGCCCGCCGGGGTGGGCAACGCGGTCCAGTCCCAGGTCTCACGGCTGCGCCAGGTGCTGCCCGCGCCGATCGAGGGCCGGCCCGCGGGCTATCTGCTCGCCGTCGACCCGGACGAGGTGGACGCCCACCGCTTCCAGCGGCTCGCCGCGCACGGCCGGAACGCGCTTGCGGCGGGCGACCCCGAACAGGCCGCCACGCAACTGCGGTCCGCCCTCGCGCTCTGGCGCGGCCCGGCGCTCGCCGACGTCGGCGCCGCGCCCTTCGCCGCCGCGCAGGCCGTACGGCTGGAGGAGCTGCGGGTCGGGGCCGTCGAGGACCGGATCGAGGCGGACCTCGGCCTCGGCAGGCACCGCGCGCTCGTGGCCGAGCTGGGCGAACTCGTCGCCGCCCACCCGCTGCGGGAACGGCTGCGCGGCCAGTCGATGCGCGCGCTGTACGGCAGCGGTCGGCAGGGCGAGGCGCTGGAGGCGTACGAGGCCGCGCGCCGCGAGCTGGCGGACTCGCTCGGCGCCGACCCGGGACCGGAGCTGGCGGCGGTCCATCTGGCCGTACTGCGCGGTGATCGGGGGCTGCTGCCGGGCGGAGGCGGGAGCGCCGGTACTTCGGCGAGCGGCAGGCTCTCCGCGGGTCATGTTCCACGTGAAACAGACACGGGCGGACATGTTCCACGTGAAACATCGCCCGCGCCGGCCACCGAAACCCCGCCCACGCCGCCGCCCACCGGAACCCCGCCCGCGACCGACCCGACCGCCGTACCCACCGCCGCCCGCCATGAACTGCCCGCGCAGCTCACCAGCTTCGTGGGCCGCGCCGCGGAACTTGACCGCGTCGGAGAACAGTTGACACGCCAACGGCTGGTCACCCTGATCGGCCCGGGCGGCGCGGGCAAGACCCGGCTCGCGGTGGAGGCGGCCGGGCGCCACCCGTACGACGCCACCTTCGTGGAGTTGGCCGGCCTCACCGGCGGCGCCGAACTCCCGCAGGCCGTCCTGGGCGCGCTCGGACTGCGCGAGGGCGGACTGCTGCCCACCGGTGGACCCGGCGGACCCGGCGCCCCGGCGTCCACCGTGGCCGGCCCCGATCCGGTCGCGCGGATCACCGCCGCCCTGGACGGCCGCCCGATGCTGCTCGTCCTCGACAACTGCGAGCACGTCGTCGAGGATGCCGCGCGGCTGACCGAACGGCTGCTGGCCTCTTCGCCGCGACTGCGTGTGCTGGCCACCAGCCGCGAGGCGCTGGGCATCGGCGGGGAAGCGCTCTGCCCGGTGCCCACCCTCGGACTGCCCCGGCCGGGCGCCGACCGGGCCCATGTCCTCGCCTCCCCGGCCGTACGGCTCTTCGTCGAGCGGGCCACCGCCGTGCGCCCCGACTTCGACCCGGCCGCCGATCCCGCCACCGTCGACGCCGTGCTGCGGCTGTGCACCGCGCTCGACGGTCTGCCGCTGGCCATCGAACTGGCCGCCGCCCGGCTGCGTTCGCTGTCCGTCACCGAGATCGCGGACCGGCTCGGCGCGCTCCCCGACGACGGCGCCCCCTACAGCCTCGGGGTCCGGCCCGACGCGCTCTTCCGGCTGCTGTCGCGCGGCAGCCGTACCGCCCAGCCGCGCCAGCGCACCCTGCGCGGGGTGGTCGAGTGGAGCTGGGACCTGCTGCCCGACGACGAGCGGGCGGTGCTGCGCCGCGCCTCGGTCTTCGCGGGCGGCTGGACGCTGGCCGCGGCCGAGGCGGTCTGCGCCGACGCTGCCGCCGACGACCGGAACGGCCGGAACGACGGCAGCCCCCGTACCGGCGAGGACAGCGCGGGCATCGCGCCCGAGGACGTGCTCGACCTGGTCGCCGCCCTGGTCGAGAAGTCCCTCGTCGTGGCCCAGCAGCCGGACGGCGCCGGCCGGGTCCGCTACCGCATGCTGGAGTCGATCCGCGCCTATGGCGCCGAACGGCTCACCGAGGCGGGCGGGACCGAGGCAGCCCTCGCCGCGCACATCGCGTACTTCCTCGACTTCGCCCTCACCGCCGACCCGCATCTGCGCCGGACCGAGCAACTGGAGTGGCTGCGGCTGCTCTCCGACGACCGCGACAACCTCCAGGCCGCGCTGCACCGAAGCCTCGCCGCGGACGACATCCCCACCGCGATGCGGCTGATCTCGGCGCTCTCGTCCTACTGGCTGCTGCGCGGGGTGCGTCACGAGGGTGTGGGGCCCGCCCGCCAGGTGCTCGCCGCCATCGGCCCGCATCCGCCGGAGGGCATGGAGGAGGAGTACGCGCTGTGCGTGATGGCCGTGGTCGGCACGCTGACCGACCCGGAGGGGTTCACCGATCATGTGGCGGCGGCGACCCGCGTGGTGAAGGCCATGAACCGGCTGGCCCGGCGCTTCCCCGCGCTCACCGTGCTGTGGGCGCCCTTCGCCGGGGCGCCGGAGGAGGGCACGGACACCGTGGCCGTCCTGGAGGACTTCCTCGAAGGCCGCGACGACCCCTGGTACCGGGCGCTGGGACGGCTCGGCTTCGGCCTCCAGTCCTGGATGGTCGAGGCGGACGCGGAGCGGGCCCGGCACGAGTGCGAGGCGTCCTACGAGGGCTTCCGGCGCCAGGGCGACCGCTGGGGCATGATCACCAGTCTCAATGTGCTGGCCGACCTCGCCGACTACCGCGGTGAGCTCCAGGACGCGATCACCCTCCTCGGCCGCGCGCTGGTGCTCGCCGAGGAACTGGACTCGGCCCTCGACATGGCCGAACTGCTCTGCAACCGCGCCGCGTACAGCCTGCGGGTGGGCGACCACGCGGCCGCCACCGCGTACTGCGAGCGGGCCGTGGAGCTCTCCCGTCGGGCGGGCGCCCCCGAGACGCTGGCCATGGCCCATCTGGGCCTGGCCGAATCCGCCCGGCTGCGCGGCGACCTGGCGGCCGCCCGCGACCTGTGCGAACAGGCACTGGCCGAGTGCCCGACCGGCTGGTTCTCCGGCAACAGCGTCCGCTCGTCCGTGCTGGTCGCCCTCGGCCGGATCGCCGTGGCGGAGGGCGACCCGGCCGCCGCCCACGCCCGCTTCCGTGAGGCGGCCACCGCGGACGGGCTCTCCCTCCACTTGCCGCCGACCGGTTGGGCCGCGGCCGAGGCCGCCGCCGGGCTCGCCCTGCTGGAGCGGGACCCGCACCGGGCCGCCGTACTCCTCGGCGCCGCGACGGCCCTGCGCGGCAGCGCGCTCGGCGGCCCGGACACCCAGGCCATCGCGGACGCGGCGCGTACCGCGCTCGGCGCAGCCGCGTACCGGGCGGCCCTCGCGACCACGGCGGACCTCCCGCGCGACGCGGCCCTCGCTGTCGTGACCGACTACCTCACGGCCGGCCGGCCCGGCTGATCCGGTGGCGGTCAGCCCCCGGTGCGCCGGCCGTCAGGGCCCGGTCAGCGGCCGGGCGCACGCTCCGGACCATGACCACGAGCCCACCGCCGCACCAGAAGACCCCGACCCGCGGCTCGCGCGCCACCGCACGCGCGCACGACCGCCGCTGGGCCGTCCTGGCCATCTGCTGCGTGGCCGCCGCGCTGCTGGGCATCGACAACAGCGTCCTCAACTACGCCGTCCCCTCCCTGTCCCGGCAGCTCGGCCCCACCTCCACCCAACTGCTGTGGATCGTCGACATCTACGGCTTCGTGCTCGGCGGTCTGCTGATCGTGGCCGGCAACCTCGGCGACCGGATCGGCCGCAAGCGGCTCCTGCTGCTGGGCGTCGCCGGTTTCGGCGCCGCCTCCGCGCTCACCGCCTACGCGGGCAGCCCCGCGACGCTGATCGCCGCCCGCGCGCTGCTGGGCCTGGCGGGCGCCACGATCATGCCGTCCACCCTCTCCCTGGTCCGTACGGTCTTCACCGACCCCAAGGAGCGCACCACCGCGATCGGCGTGAGCAGCGGGGTGGCCGCGGCCAGCTTCGCGCTCGGCCCGGTCGTCGGCGGTCTGCTGCTCGACCACTTCTGGTGGGGCTCGGTCTTCCTGATCAACGTGCCGGTGATGGCCCTGGTCCTGGTCGCGGGCGCGCTGATCCTGCCCGAGTCCCGCAACCCGGCGCCGGGCCGGCTGGACTGGGTGAGCGTCCCTCTGTCGATCACCGGGATGTTCGGGATCATCTACGCCGTCAAGACCGCCGCCCGCGACGGCGTCGGCGAGCACTCCGGGTGGATCGCCGCCGCGATCGGCGCCGCCGCCCTGGTGGCCTTCCTGCGCCGCCAGTCGACCCTGGCCGAACCCCTGCTGGAACTGCGGCTCTTCCGCAACCCGGCGTTCTCCGGCGCGATCGCCTCCAACGTGGTGACGATGTTCACTTCGTCCACGCTGTCGCTGGGCTGCTCGCTGTACTTCCAGGTGGTGCGCGGCTGGTCTCCGCTGACCGCGGGCCTCGCGCTGCTGCCCGGACCGCTGTCCGCGGCCTTCGCCGCCCCGCTCGCCTCGGTCCTCATCGCGCGGATCGGCCGGGCCCGTACGGTCGCGCTCGGCCTGTTCCTGATGGCCGTGAGCACCGCGGGCCTCGGCATGGTCACCCCGCACACCGCCTACTGGCGGCTGCTGCCGATCCTGGTCGTGAACGGCGTCGGCATCATCTTCACCTTCGCCGTCACCTCGGACACGATCATGGCGAGCGCCCCCAGGTCCCGTACCGGGTCGGCCGCCGCGATCTCGGAGACCGCGATGGAGCTGGGCGGCGCGCTGGGCATCGCCGTGCTCGGCTCGGTGCTCAGCGCCTTCTACCGCAGTGATCTGACCCTGCCGCCCGGGCTGACCCCCGCCCAGAGCGCGGCGGCCCGCGAGTCGGTCAGCGGCGGGGTCGAGACCGGCGCCGGACTGCCGGGCCGGCTCGGAGCCCAGCTGGTCGACGCGGCCAGGTGGGCGTTCACCCACAGCCTGCACACCACGACGCTGGTCGCCGCGGGGCTCATGACGCTCGGCGCGCTCGCCGCCCTCCGCACACTCAGGAACGTCCCCGCCGTGCTGTCGGAACACGGCGAGGACGTACCCGAGGCGGTGGAACCCGCGGCGGTCTGAGGCGGCTCCCTGTCTCTCTGTCTCCCTGCTCTCCCTAGCGGTCGCCCTCCTCGTCGGACCGCTTGGCCTCGACCCCGGGGTCGAGGTCCGAGCCGTCCACCCGGTCCACCCGCGGTCCTGAGCCGTTGACCGAGCCGCGGTGGTCGTCCAGCGGGTCGACCACGGTGAGGGTGCCGCTGCCGTTCATCGACGCCCGGTCGCCGACCTCGGTCGGCTCGGGGGGCTCCACCAGCCAGTCCGGGTTGGACTGCTTGCTCCACCACTTCCAGGCCGCGACGGCGGCACCGAAGGCGAATCCGGCGATCAGCGCGTCGCGCAGGGCGCGGCCGGTCTTCTGCCGGCGGATCCGGCGCCGGACCAGCCGGTCGATCTCGGTGGCGGTCACCTGACCGCGCAGCGCCTGGAGCGCGGCGGCGCCGCGCACCACGACCTCGTCCTTGGCCGGTCCGGCCACCGACCGGGTCGCCGCGACCGCGGAGCCGACCCGGGGCGCGGTGTAGTCGGCGGCCGCCCTGGTGCCCTCGCGGGTACGGCGGGCGGCGGTCTCCACGGCGTTCGTGGCCTTCGGCGGCATCGCGGACCAGACCTGGTCGCGGGCCTGTCCGACCTGCGGCGCGAGCCGCGTGTCGTAGTGCTGCTTGGCGGCGAGTCCGGCCTTGCGGCTGTAGCAGCCGGCCTGCTTGCCGTAGTGCACGGCGCTTTCCCTGGCCGTGTTCGCGTACGGTGCCGCCACCTCCGCGGCGTGCCGCACGCTGTCCTTCGTCACGTCGGCCGCGTGGCGCACGCTGTCGATGCGGGTCACAGGAACCTCCTCCTCGGTGGCGTACTCCTCGGTGGCGTACTGTTTTCGCCTTTCCACCCGGTTTGAAATCATGCCCGGCCACGCGAGGTACGGCATGTGCGGCAAGGCATACGGGTCACTGGGCCTGATTACGGCGGGATCCGGCGATCACGCCCTGGAAGAGCGCTCTCCCGGGGTGCCGTGCCGTGCAAGGATTTGTCCCCTGTCAGTGAAGACAGTGAAAACTAGGGAAGGTAGATCGTGGCTGAGCAGCTCTACGCCACTCTGAGGACCAACCACGGCGACATCGTGATCCGGCTGCTGCCGAACCACACGCCGAAGACGGTGGAGAACTTCGTCGGACTCGCCGAGGGCACCCGCGAGTGGACCGACCCGCGCACCGGCAAGCCGTCCCACGCCAAGCTCTACGACGGCACCGTGTTCCACCGTGTCATCTCCGGTTTCATGATCCAGGGCGGCGACCCGCTGGGGAACGGCACCGGCGGCCCCGGTTACGAGTTCGCCGACGAGTTCCACCCCGACCTGGCCTTCGACCGTCCCTACCTCCTGGCGATGGCCAACGCGGGCGCCAACACCAACGGCTCGCAGTTCTTCATCACGGTCGCCCCCACCACGTGGCTGACCCGCAAGCACACCATCTTCGGCGAGGTCGCGGACGACGCGAGCAAGAAGGTGGTGGACGGGATCATCGGCGCTCCCACCAACCCCCGCACCGACCGTCCTCTGGAAGACGTCGTGATCGACACCGTGGTGGTGGAGAAGCGCACTTCCTGATCCCGTAGCCTTCCAGCACGCCTCCCGTACCCTTCGGGAACACCGCGCCCCGTCCGCACGTAGAAGCGGACGGGGCGCGTGAATGGACAGGCGTGGCGTCACCAGGGGAGTGGATCATGGAACAGCAGGCGGTCTGCTGCTACCGGCACCCGGACCGGGAGACCGGCATACGCTGCGCCCGGTGCGAGCGGCCGATCTGCCCCGAGTGCATGATCAGCGCGTCCGTGGGCTTCCAGTGCCCGGACTGCGTCCGCGAAGGCACCCGGCACAGCCGCGGGCCGCGTACGGTCGCGGGCGGGCGGGTGACGCCGGGCGACCCGTTCCTGATCACCAAGATCCTCATCGCCCTGAACGTCCTGGTCTTCGTGCTGGAGCTGGCGATCGGCAACCGGCTGGCCGGCGATCTCGGCCTGTACGCGGTGTGCGCGCCCCCGCAGTACGGGCATGTGTGCGGAGGCGTGGCCGACGGCCAGTGGTACCGGGTGCTGACCTCGGCCTTCGTGCACGACCAGCCGACTCCGCTGCACATCGGCTTCAACATGCTCTCGCTGTGGTGGATCGGCGGCCCGCTGGAACAGCGGCTCGGCCGCTCCCGCTACAGCGCGCTGTATTTCGTCTCCCTGCTCGGTGGCAGCGCGGCGGTGCTGCTGCTCGCGCCGGGCACGCTCACCATCGGTGCCTCGGGTGCGATCTTCGGTCTCTTCGGCGCGACCGCGATCTACATGCGGCGGCTGCGCTACGACATGCGCCCGATCCTGGTCCTGCTGGCGCTGAACATCGTCTTCAGCTTCACCTGGTCCAATGTGAGCTGGCAGGGCCACCTGGGCGGGCTGGTCGCCGGCGTGCTGGTGGCGGTGGGGATAATGTACGCGCCCCGGGAACACCGGAACCTCGTGCAGTGGGGGGCGACCGCGGCCGTGCTGATCGCCTCCGTCGCCCTGACGCTGGTAGCAGTGGCGCAGATCACTCCCTGAGCTTCGCGCCCACCCGTGTCCCTGGCGTTGATCACACGTTATCCACAGCGGACCCAGGATCCTCCGCAAGGTGTGCACAACTTGTGGGAACTGCTGTGCGGAGGGTCACCGATCGACGTTTGCCCTGCAAGATCAACGAAAGACCGGTGGCCGACAGTGCGGCCACCGGTCGTACCGGCGTCAACCTCGTAGAGGTTATCCACAGATCTTCTGACCTTTTCCCCACTGTGGATAACCATGTGGACAAGTGCGCTGACCCACCGGCCGGGGAGTGTCCCGGCCCGATCGGCGCGCCTACTTCCACTGGGTGGAGACGACGAACCCACCCGCGATGAAGCCGAACCCGACCACGATGTTCCAGTTGTTGAGGGCGTCGATCGGCAGACTGCCCTGCGTGACATAGAACAGGACGATCCATGCCAGGCCGACGATGAAGAACGCCAGCATCACCGGCGCGACCCAGTTGATACCACCACCGAGCTTTATCGCCGTGGCGGACTTGGCCGGCGGCGGGGTGAAGTCGGCCTTCTTGCGGATCCGTGACTTCGGCACGAGGAACTCTCCTGTCGATGCTCTGCGTAACCGCGCGGGTGTGTGAGGTTAGCCGGGCGGATGGGCGGATATGGAGGCGCTGCCGCTTCCGGGCGTCCGTTAGCGTAGTGCTTCCTCGGGTTGTAAGGAGACAGGGTATTTGGTAACCGAATCCGGTGGCACCTCCCCCACCCCCTCCTCCCGTTCTGTTCACCGCACGGTAGCGCTGCGAGTGCTCAGTGCGGGAGTCTTCGCGCTGGCCGGACTGATCTTCTGGACGAGTTTCGACACCGCGAAGGGGGTCGACATCCGCAGTGACGACCCGCTTCCGAAGCTTTCCGACACGGTTCGCACCAAGAACAGCCGTAATGAGAAGCTGGAGAACCAGCTCAGCGGAATCCGCTCGGATGTCGACAGGCTCACCCGGCAGGGCAGCGGTCTCAGCGGCGCCGAGCGCGCGCGGATCGACGCCCTCGACCGAGCGGCCGGCACCGACCCGCTGACCGGTCCGGGGCTGGAGGTCACCCTCGACGACGCCCCGCCGAACGCCGGCCCGCTCGTTCCCGGCGTCCCCGACCCGCAGCCGAACGACCTGGTCATCCACCAGCAGGACCTCCAGGCCGTGGTCAACGCGCTGTGGCAGGGCGGCGCGCGCGGCATCCGGGTCATGGACCAGCGGCTGATCTCCACCAGCGCGGTCCGCTGCGTCGGCAACACCCTCATCCTCCAGGGCCGGGTCTACTCGCCGCCCTACCGGATCACCGCCGTCGGCGACCGCGACAAGCTCCGCGCGGCCCTCGACGCCAGCCCCGCGATCCGCAACTACCTCCAGTACGTCGAGGCGTACGGCCTCGGCTGGAAGGTCGCCGCGGATCGGAAGGTCACTCTTCCCGGTTACTCGGGCGCGGTCGACCTTCACTACGCGAAGCCTGTGAGCCCGCCATGACACGGGCGCGGCCGCGGATGAACCCATGCGGAAGCTTTGACCGGCCGTCCTCCCTCACCGGCCGATCTCCCTTTACTCTGTTCCGGGGAACCACAAGGAAGGCAGCGCATGTACGGCTGGATCTGGCGGCATCTGCCGGGTAACTCATGGGTGCGGGCAGTGCTCTCCCTCATGCTGGTCCTCGCCGTCGTCTACGCCCTCTTCCAGTACGTGTTCCCCTGGGCGGAGCCGCTGCTGCCCTTCAACGATGTCACCGTCGACAACGGGATGGCCGCCGTCCGATGAGCGCACGCATTCTCGTGGTCGACAACTACGACAGCTTCGTCTTCAACCTGGTCCAGTACCTCTACCAGCTCGGCGCCGAGTGCGAGGTGCTGCGCAACGACGAGGTCGAGCTGGGGCACGCCCGCGACGGATTCGACGGCGTGCTGCTCTCTCCCGGGCCCGGCACCCCCGAGCAGGCCGGGGTCTGCGTCGACATGGTGCGGCACT
It encodes the following:
- a CDS encoding AfsR/SARP family transcriptional regulator, yielding MFGILGATRVLGADGAEVALGGPRRRALLALLLLDAGRVVTVERLIDGLYGEEPPAGVGNAVQSQVSRLRQVLPAPIEGRPAGYLLAVDPDEVDAHRFQRLAAHGRNALAAGDPEQAATQLRSALALWRGPALADVGAAPFAAAQAVRLEELRVGAVEDRIEADLGLGRHRALVAELGELVAAHPLRERLRGQSMRALYGSGRQGEALEAYEAARRELADSLGADPGPELAAVHLAVLRGDRGLLPGGGGSAGTSASGRLSAGHVPRETDTGGHVPRETSPAPATETPPTPPPTGTPPATDPTAVPTAARHELPAQLTSFVGRAAELDRVGEQLTRQRLVTLIGPGGAGKTRLAVEAAGRHPYDATFVELAGLTGGAELPQAVLGALGLREGGLLPTGGPGGPGAPASTVAGPDPVARITAALDGRPMLLVLDNCEHVVEDAARLTERLLASSPRLRVLATSREALGIGGEALCPVPTLGLPRPGADRAHVLASPAVRLFVERATAVRPDFDPAADPATVDAVLRLCTALDGLPLAIELAAARLRSLSVTEIADRLGALPDDGAPYSLGVRPDALFRLLSRGSRTAQPRQRTLRGVVEWSWDLLPDDERAVLRRASVFAGGWTLAAAEAVCADAAADDRNGRNDGSPRTGEDSAGIAPEDVLDLVAALVEKSLVVAQQPDGAGRVRYRMLESIRAYGAERLTEAGGTEAALAAHIAYFLDFALTADPHLRRTEQLEWLRLLSDDRDNLQAALHRSLAADDIPTAMRLISALSSYWLLRGVRHEGVGPARQVLAAIGPHPPEGMEEEYALCVMAVVGTLTDPEGFTDHVAAATRVVKAMNRLARRFPALTVLWAPFAGAPEEGTDTVAVLEDFLEGRDDPWYRALGRLGFGLQSWMVEADAERARHECEASYEGFRRQGDRWGMITSLNVLADLADYRGELQDAITLLGRALVLAEELDSALDMAELLCNRAAYSLRVGDHAAATAYCERAVELSRRAGAPETLAMAHLGLAESARLRGDLAAARDLCEQALAECPTGWFSGNSVRSSVLVALGRIAVAEGDPAAAHARFREAATADGLSLHLPPTGWAAAEAAAGLALLERDPHRAAVLLGAATALRGSALGGPDTQAIADAARTALGAAAYRAALATTADLPRDAALAVVTDYLTAGRPG
- a CDS encoding DUF881 domain-containing protein — translated: MLSAGVFALAGLIFWTSFDTAKGVDIRSDDPLPKLSDTVRTKNSRNEKLENQLSGIRSDVDRLTRQGSGLSGAERARIDALDRAAGTDPLTGPGLEVTLDDAPPNAGPLVPGVPDPQPNDLVIHQQDLQAVVNALWQGGARGIRVMDQRLISTSAVRCVGNTLILQGRVYSPPYRITAVGDRDKLRAALDASPAIRNYLQYVEAYGLGWKVAADRKVTLPGYSGAVDLHYAKPVSPP
- a CDS encoding MFS transporter, with product MTTSPPPHQKTPTRGSRATARAHDRRWAVLAICCVAAALLGIDNSVLNYAVPSLSRQLGPTSTQLLWIVDIYGFVLGGLLIVAGNLGDRIGRKRLLLLGVAGFGAASALTAYAGSPATLIAARALLGLAGATIMPSTLSLVRTVFTDPKERTTAIGVSSGVAAASFALGPVVGGLLLDHFWWGSVFLINVPVMALVLVAGALILPESRNPAPGRLDWVSVPLSITGMFGIIYAVKTAARDGVGEHSGWIAAAIGAAALVAFLRRQSTLAEPLLELRLFRNPAFSGAIASNVVTMFTSSTLSLGCSLYFQVVRGWSPLTAGLALLPGPLSAAFAAPLASVLIARIGRARTVALGLFLMAVSTAGLGMVTPHTAYWRLLPILVVNGVGIIFTFAVTSDTIMASAPRSRTGSAAAISETAMELGGALGIAVLGSVLSAFYRSDLTLPPGLTPAQSAAARESVSGGVETGAGLPGRLGAQLVDAARWAFTHSLHTTTLVAAGLMTLGALAALRTLRNVPAVLSEHGEDVPEAVEPAAV
- a CDS encoding peptidylprolyl isomerase, with amino-acid sequence MAEQLYATLRTNHGDIVIRLLPNHTPKTVENFVGLAEGTREWTDPRTGKPSHAKLYDGTVFHRVISGFMIQGGDPLGNGTGGPGYEFADEFHPDLAFDRPYLLAMANAGANTNGSQFFITVAPTTWLTRKHTIFGEVADDASKKVVDGIIGAPTNPRTDRPLEDVVIDTVVVEKRTS
- the crgA gene encoding cell division protein CrgA; the encoded protein is MPKSRIRKKADFTPPPAKSATAIKLGGGINWVAPVMLAFFIVGLAWIVLFYVTQGSLPIDALNNWNIVVGFGFIAGGFVVSTQWK
- a CDS encoding DUF5324 family protein; its protein translation is MERRKQYATEEYATEEEVPVTRIDSVRHAADVTKDSVRHAAEVAAPYANTARESAVHYGKQAGCYSRKAGLAAKQHYDTRLAPQVGQARDQVWSAMPPKATNAVETAARRTREGTRAAADYTAPRVGSAVAATRSVAGPAKDEVVVRGAAALQALRGQVTATEIDRLVRRRIRRQKTGRALRDALIAGFAFGAAVAAWKWWSKQSNPDWLVEPPEPTEVGDRASMNGSGTLTVVDPLDDHRGSVNGSGPRVDRVDGSDLDPGVEAKRSDEEGDR
- a CDS encoding aromatic amino acid ammonia-lyase; translated protein: MGTTSEAPRHPAKAPSPQEGAFAVPGLGTTGAGAGGDLDAGAVAAIADRTAELTLPPEAFARAERSWRTARRLAASDRLYGRDTGVGANRMVPVGDEDRAGQDLRLLRSHAGGVGALLPARQVRAMLAVRVGQLLAGGSGGQPDLIRALAEALRLGVHPAVNEYGAVGTGDLTALAQTGLTLVGERPWLSDDTAAAQTDPPLAVPAPVVLEPGDALALMSSNALTLGQAALVCHDIDLLLRASHAVAALSLAAVSGSLEAYAAPVHALRPYPGARHAAAEVRRLLGVAERPRVPARRIQDPYGFRAFPQVHGPALEAVGALRRILDVEVNCPSENPLISEDGPDGGPAAYHHGGFFAAPLGLALDHLCLAVLQTGQLSAARLSHLGDPDLTGLRPFLAGGPAASSGMMILEYSAASALAEVRAGATPASLGHVVLSRGLEEAASFASQAVRQAQRTVDAYRLVLACELVAAVRASRLHGVAPAGPVSAVLDAGLPAGTEDRPLTADVTAAATLLPTLAAL
- a CDS encoding rhomboid family intramembrane serine protease, coding for MEQQAVCCYRHPDRETGIRCARCERPICPECMISASVGFQCPDCVREGTRHSRGPRTVAGGRVTPGDPFLITKILIALNVLVFVLELAIGNRLAGDLGLYAVCAPPQYGHVCGGVADGQWYRVLTSAFVHDQPTPLHIGFNMLSLWWIGGPLEQRLGRSRYSALYFVSLLGGSAAVLLLAPGTLTIGASGAIFGLFGATAIYMRRLRYDMRPILVLLALNIVFSFTWSNVSWQGHLGGLVAGVLVAVGIMYAPREHRNLVQWGATAAVLIASVALTLVAVAQITP